Proteins encoded in a region of the Cupriavidus pauculus genome:
- a CDS encoding CopD family protein, with product MLWIKSFHILFVISWFAGLFYLPRIFVNLAMETDAAATQRLLLMARKLFRFMTILAVPAVVFGLWLFLGYGIGRGAGQGWMHAKLALVLVLIGYHHGCGVLLRKFEAGRNTRSHKFYRWFNELPVLVLLAIVILVVVKPF from the coding sequence ATGCTCTGGATCAAGTCGTTCCATATTCTGTTCGTCATCTCCTGGTTCGCGGGGCTGTTCTACCTGCCGCGGATCTTCGTCAATCTGGCGATGGAGACCGATGCGGCCGCCACGCAGCGGCTGCTGCTGATGGCGCGCAAGCTGTTCCGCTTCATGACGATACTGGCGGTGCCGGCCGTGGTGTTCGGGCTGTGGCTGTTCCTCGGCTACGGCATCGGGCGCGGGGCGGGCCAGGGGTGGATGCACGCGAAGCTGGCGCTGGTGCTGGTGCTGATCGGCTACCACCATGGCTGCGGCGTGCTGCTGCGGAAGTTCGAAGCGGGCCGCAACACGCGATCCCACAAGTTTTATCGCTGGTTCAACGAATTGCCGGTACTCGTGCTGCTGGCGATCGTGATTCTGGTCGTGGTCAAGCCGTTCTGA
- the leuS gene encoding leucine--tRNA ligase — protein sequence MQDKYLPSAVEQAAQQHWQATDAYRVSEHATGPDGKARDKFYACSMLPYPSGKLHMGHVRNYTINDVMARYLRMNGHNVLMPMGWDAFGMPAENAALNNGVAPAAWTYDNIAYMKKQMQSMGLAIDWSREVATCSPDYYRWNQWLFLKMLERGIAYRKTGTVNWDPVDQTVLANEQVIDGRGWRSGAVVEKREIPMYYLRITDYAEELLGDLDGLGWPERVKVMQQNWIGKSVGVRFAFPHKIAGADGQPIQDGKLYVFTTRADTIMGVTFCAVAAEHPLAAHAAATNPELAAFIEECKMGSVMEADMATMEKKGMPTGLKVTHPLTGDEVEVWVGNYVLMSYGDGAVMGVPAHDERDFAFARKYGLPIRQVVDVKGQAYSTEAWQDWYGDKEHGTLIHSGKYDGLGYQAAVEAIAADIAALGLGEKKTTWRLRDWGISRQRYWGTPIPLIHCDSCGVVPVPEKDLPVVLPEDLVPDGTGNPLAKDQRFLACTCPSCGKPARRETDTMDTFIDSCWYYMRYTCPDATTMVDGRNDYWMPMDQYIGGIEHAILHLLYARFWTKVMRDLGLVKFDEPFTNLLTQGMVLNETYYREDASGKKFWYNPADVDVKLDDRGRPVGATLKADGQPVVIGGVEKMSKSKNNGIDPQALIDQYGADTARLFVMFAAPPEQQLEWSGSGVEGASRFLRRVWAYGHANGEAIGAATGAAPAADDAALRREIHTVLKQANYDYQRIQYNTVVSATMKMLNALEGAKGASPAARREGFGILLRVLYPVVPHIAHALWQELGYARESGELLDAAWPQVDETALVRSEIELVLQVNGKVRGSLTVPADADRAAIEAMAAASETVAKFAAGATPKKIVVVPGRLVNVVL from the coding sequence ATGCAAGACAAATACCTTCCGTCCGCCGTTGAACAAGCCGCCCAGCAGCACTGGCAGGCCACCGATGCCTATCGGGTGTCGGAACACGCGACGGGCCCCGACGGCAAGGCGCGCGACAAGTTCTACGCCTGCTCGATGCTGCCGTACCCGTCGGGCAAGCTGCATATGGGCCACGTGCGGAACTACACGATCAACGACGTGATGGCGCGCTACCTGCGCATGAACGGCCATAACGTGCTGATGCCGATGGGCTGGGACGCGTTCGGCATGCCCGCCGAGAACGCCGCGCTGAACAACGGCGTGGCGCCGGCCGCCTGGACCTACGACAACATCGCTTACATGAAGAAGCAGATGCAGTCGATGGGTCTCGCGATCGACTGGTCGCGCGAAGTGGCGACGTGCAGCCCGGACTACTACCGCTGGAACCAGTGGCTGTTCCTCAAGATGCTGGAGCGCGGCATTGCCTACCGCAAGACCGGCACCGTGAACTGGGACCCGGTGGACCAGACCGTGCTGGCGAACGAGCAGGTGATCGACGGCCGCGGCTGGCGGTCGGGCGCGGTGGTCGAGAAGCGCGAGATCCCGATGTACTACCTGCGCATCACCGACTATGCCGAGGAACTGCTCGGCGACCTCGATGGCCTGGGCTGGCCCGAGCGCGTCAAGGTGATGCAGCAGAACTGGATCGGCAAGAGCGTGGGCGTGCGCTTCGCGTTCCCGCACAAGATCGCGGGTGCGGACGGCCAGCCGATCCAGGACGGCAAGCTGTACGTGTTCACGACGCGTGCCGACACGATCATGGGCGTGACGTTCTGCGCGGTGGCCGCGGAACACCCGCTGGCCGCGCATGCGGCCGCGACCAATCCCGAGCTCGCCGCGTTCATCGAGGAATGCAAGATGGGCTCGGTCATGGAAGCCGATATGGCGACCATGGAGAAGAAGGGCATGCCCACCGGCCTCAAGGTCACGCATCCGCTGACTGGCGACGAGGTGGAAGTCTGGGTCGGCAACTACGTGCTGATGAGCTACGGCGACGGCGCCGTGATGGGCGTGCCCGCGCACGACGAGCGCGACTTCGCGTTCGCGCGCAAGTACGGCCTGCCGATCCGCCAGGTCGTGGACGTCAAGGGCCAGGCATACTCGACCGAAGCGTGGCAGGACTGGTACGGCGACAAGGAACACGGCACGCTGATCCATAGCGGCAAGTACGACGGCCTCGGGTATCAGGCCGCGGTGGAAGCGATTGCCGCCGATATCGCCGCGCTGGGCCTCGGCGAAAAGAAGACGACGTGGCGTCTGCGCGACTGGGGCATCTCGCGCCAGCGGTACTGGGGCACGCCGATTCCGCTCATCCATTGCGACAGCTGCGGCGTGGTGCCGGTGCCCGAAAAGGACCTGCCGGTCGTGCTGCCCGAGGACCTCGTGCCGGACGGCACGGGCAATCCGCTCGCGAAGGACCAGCGCTTCCTGGCCTGCACCTGCCCGTCGTGCGGCAAGCCCGCGCGCCGCGAGACCGACACGATGGATACGTTCATCGACTCGTGCTGGTACTACATGCGCTATACGTGCCCGGACGCGACGACGATGGTCGATGGCCGCAACGATTACTGGATGCCGATGGACCAGTACATCGGCGGTATCGAACACGCGATCCTGCACCTGCTGTACGCGCGCTTCTGGACCAAGGTCATGCGCGACCTCGGGCTGGTGAAGTTCGACGAGCCGTTCACGAACCTGCTCACGCAGGGCATGGTGCTCAACGAGACCTACTACCGCGAAGACGCGAGCGGCAAGAAGTTCTGGTACAACCCGGCCGACGTGGACGTGAAGCTGGACGACCGTGGCCGCCCCGTCGGCGCGACGCTCAAGGCCGACGGCCAGCCCGTGGTGATCGGCGGCGTGGAGAAGATGTCGAAGTCGAAGAACAACGGCATCGACCCGCAGGCGCTGATCGACCAGTACGGCGCCGATACCGCGCGTCTGTTCGTGATGTTTGCCGCGCCGCCCGAGCAGCAGCTGGAGTGGAGCGGTTCGGGCGTGGAGGGCGCATCGCGCTTCCTGCGCCGCGTGTGGGCCTACGGCCACGCCAATGGCGAGGCGATCGGCGCGGCGACGGGTGCCGCACCGGCGGCTGACGACGCCGCGCTGCGCCGCGAGATCCATACCGTGCTCAAGCAGGCCAACTACGACTACCAGCGCATCCAGTACAACACGGTCGTGTCCGCGACCATGAAGATGCTGAACGCGCTCGAGGGTGCCAAGGGCGCCTCGCCGGCCGCGCGCCGCGAAGGCTTCGGCATTCTGCTGCGCGTGCTGTACCCGGTGGTGCCGCACATCGCGCATGCGCTGTGGCAGGAGCTCGGCTATGCGCGCGAATCGGGCGAGCTGCTCGATGCCGCCTGGCCGCAGGTCGATGAAACCGCGCTCGTGCGCAGCGAGATCGAACTCGTGCTGCAGGTCAACGGCAAGGTGCGCGGCAGCCTGACGGTGCCGGCCGATGCCGACCGTGCCGCCATCGAGGCCATGGCCGCCGCGAGCGAGACCGTCGCCAAGTTTGCCGCGGGCGCCACGCCGAAGAAGATCGTGGTCGTGCCGGGCCGCCTCGTGAACGTGGTGCTGTAA
- a CDS encoding glutamate-5-semialdehyde dehydrogenase produces MTEFDLNQYMDRVGQQARAASRAMARASTADKNRALLTIAAAIRRDADKLKAVNARDVERARANGQDAAFVDRLTLSDKAIATMAAGLEQIAALADPIGEISNMKFRPTGIQVGQMRVPLGVIGIIYESRPNVTIDAAALCLKSGNATILRGGSEAIESNTALAALVAEGLSAAGLPAEAVQVIETTDRAAVGRLITMTGYVDVIVPRGGKSLIARLMEEARVPMIKHLDGICHVYVDDDADVEKAVRVCDNAKTQRYAPCNTMETLLVARGIAATVLPPLCRIYQDKGVELRVCADTRATLEAAGFTGLVDATEDDWRLEYLAPVLAIRTVDGLDAAIAHINTYGSAHTDSIVTENYSTGMRFLREVDSASVMINASTRFADGFEYGLGAEIGISNDKLHARGPVGLEGLTSLKYVVFGHGEIRS; encoded by the coding sequence ATGACCGAGTTCGATCTCAACCAATACATGGACCGCGTGGGCCAGCAGGCCCGGGCCGCATCGCGCGCGATGGCGCGTGCCTCCACAGCCGACAAGAACCGCGCGCTGCTGACCATCGCGGCGGCGATCCGGCGCGACGCCGACAAGCTCAAGGCGGTCAACGCGCGCGACGTCGAGCGTGCGCGCGCCAACGGGCAGGATGCCGCGTTCGTCGATCGGCTCACGCTGTCGGACAAGGCCATTGCCACCATGGCGGCGGGCCTCGAGCAGATTGCCGCGCTGGCCGACCCGATCGGCGAGATCTCGAACATGAAATTCCGCCCGACCGGTATCCAGGTCGGCCAGATGCGCGTGCCGCTCGGCGTGATCGGCATCATCTACGAATCGCGGCCCAACGTGACCATCGACGCGGCGGCGCTGTGCCTGAAGTCCGGCAATGCGACGATCCTGCGCGGCGGTTCGGAAGCCATTGAATCGAACACCGCGCTGGCCGCGCTGGTCGCCGAAGGCCTGTCGGCCGCGGGGCTGCCCGCCGAAGCGGTGCAGGTGATCGAGACCACCGACCGTGCGGCCGTGGGCCGGCTCATCACGATGACCGGGTACGTGGACGTGATCGTCCCGCGCGGCGGCAAGAGCCTGATCGCGCGGCTCATGGAAGAAGCGCGTGTGCCGATGATCAAGCATCTGGACGGCATCTGCCACGTCTACGTCGATGACGACGCCGATGTGGAGAAGGCCGTGCGCGTGTGCGACAACGCCAAGACCCAGCGCTACGCGCCGTGCAACACGATGGAAACGCTGCTGGTCGCGCGCGGCATCGCCGCGACCGTGCTGCCGCCGCTGTGCCGGATCTATCAGGACAAGGGCGTGGAGTTGCGCGTCTGCGCGGACACGCGCGCCACGCTCGAGGCGGCGGGTTTCACGGGCCTCGTCGATGCGACCGAGGACGACTGGCGCCTCGAGTATCTGGCGCCCGTGCTCGCGATTCGCACCGTGGACGGCCTCGACGCGGCCATCGCCCATATCAATACGTACGGCTCCGCGCACACGGACTCGATCGTCACCGAGAATTACAGCACCGGCATGCGCTTCCTCCGCGAGGTGGATTCGGCGAGCGTGATGATCAACGCCTCGACGCGCTTTGCCGACGGCTTCGAATACGGCCTGGGCGCCGAGATCGGTATCTCGAACGACAAGCTGCATGCGCGCGGCCCGGTGGGTCTGGAGGGACTGACGTCGCTCAAGTACGTGGTGTTCGGCCACGGCGAAATCCGGAGCTGA
- a CDS encoding 2-hydroxychromene-2-carboxylate isomerase, protein MSKQVEYFMAPQSPFVYLGHARFAEIAARHKAQVVLKPFDLGKLFSVSGGLPLAQRPPQRQAYRLVELERWAEFLGMPVNLHPTFFPVSGDPAAKIIIAAQLAHGTTRALALAGAYCRAVWAEQRNIADPATLTQIADENEFDGANLLKASEAQAVQAAYAQNTQDAISAGAFGAPWFVLDGQPYWGQDRLEFLDRALAAG, encoded by the coding sequence ATGAGCAAGCAGGTCGAGTATTTCATGGCACCGCAGTCCCCGTTCGTCTATCTGGGGCATGCGCGCTTCGCCGAAATTGCCGCGCGCCACAAGGCGCAGGTCGTGCTCAAGCCGTTCGATCTCGGCAAGCTGTTCTCGGTGTCGGGCGGCCTGCCGCTCGCCCAGCGGCCTCCGCAGCGCCAGGCGTATCGCCTCGTCGAGCTCGAGCGCTGGGCCGAATTCCTCGGCATGCCCGTCAATCTGCATCCGACGTTTTTCCCGGTGTCCGGCGATCCGGCCGCGAAGATCATCATCGCGGCGCAGCTGGCCCACGGCACCACGCGCGCGCTTGCGCTCGCCGGCGCCTACTGCCGCGCGGTATGGGCCGAGCAGCGCAATATCGCCGATCCGGCCACGCTGACGCAGATCGCCGACGAGAACGAGTTCGATGGCGCAAACCTGCTGAAGGCCAGCGAGGCGCAGGCCGTGCAGGCCGCTTACGCGCAGAATACCCAGGACGCGATCTCGGCGGGCGCGTTTGGCGCCCCCTGGTTCGTGCTGGACGGTCAGCCCTACTGGGGCCAGGACCGCCTTGAATTTCTCGACCGCGCGCTGGCCGCCGGTTGA
- the holA gene encoding DNA polymerase III subunit delta, with the protein MQLRLDGLDGHLKQAQAKGLAPLYVVHGDEHLLVLEAVDRLRRAAREAGYTERDVLVAERGFHWSQLVEAQQSMSLFGDRKIVELRIPSGKPGKDGGEALRAVAAQPSPDVLMLVTLPRVDFATSKSAWFQALEGAGVSIKVDTVDRTRLPAWVGERLALQQQRVEGGEPGRRALQFIADKVEGNLLAAHQEIQKLGLLYPPGELKFDQVHDAVLNVARYDVFKLSEAMLAGDVPRLVRMLEGLRGEGEATVLVLWALTEEIRVLSKVRQGLAAGKPAPVLMRELRVWGPRERLVPQAAQRLSMPQLEAALALAARLDRQVKGLPDLPPGAAASLPAEPWDGLQQLALSIAR; encoded by the coding sequence ATGCAGCTTCGGCTCGACGGCCTCGATGGCCATCTGAAGCAGGCCCAGGCCAAGGGCCTCGCGCCGCTCTACGTCGTGCACGGCGACGAGCATCTGCTCGTGCTGGAGGCGGTGGACCGGCTGCGCCGTGCCGCGCGCGAGGCGGGCTATACCGAGCGCGACGTGCTCGTGGCCGAGCGCGGCTTTCACTGGAGCCAGCTCGTCGAGGCGCAGCAGTCGATGTCGCTGTTCGGCGACCGCAAGATCGTCGAGTTGCGGATTCCGTCGGGCAAGCCCGGCAAGGATGGCGGCGAGGCGTTACGCGCGGTGGCCGCGCAGCCGTCGCCGGATGTGCTGATGCTGGTCACGCTGCCGCGGGTCGATTTCGCGACGTCGAAGTCCGCATGGTTCCAGGCGCTCGAGGGCGCCGGGGTGTCGATCAAGGTCGATACCGTCGATCGCACGCGCCTGCCGGCCTGGGTCGGCGAGCGGCTGGCATTGCAGCAGCAGCGCGTGGAGGGCGGCGAGCCCGGACGCCGCGCGCTGCAGTTCATCGCGGACAAGGTGGAAGGCAACCTGCTTGCCGCGCATCAGGAAATCCAGAAGCTCGGGCTGCTGTATCCGCCGGGCGAGCTCAAGTTCGATCAGGTGCACGACGCGGTGCTCAACGTGGCCCGCTACGACGTGTTCAAGTTGTCCGAGGCGATGCTCGCCGGCGACGTGCCGCGGCTCGTGCGCATGCTCGAGGGGCTGCGCGGCGAGGGCGAGGCGACGGTGCTGGTGCTCTGGGCGCTGACCGAGGAAATTCGCGTATTATCCAAGGTCCGGCAAGGGCTGGCGGCCGGCAAGCCGGCGCCGGTGCTGATGCGCGAGCTGCGCGTCTGGGGCCCGCGCGAACGGCTGGTGCCGCAGGCGGCCCAGCGGCTGTCGATGCCACAGCTCGAAGCCGCGCTGGCGCTGGCCGCGAGGCTCGACCGGCAGGTCAAGGGTTTGCCGGACCTGCCGCCGGGCGCGGCGGCGAGCCTGCCCGCGGAGCCATGGGACGGCCTGCAGCAGCTTGCGCTGTCGATTGCGCGCTAG
- the lptE gene encoding LPS assembly lipoprotein LptE, translating to MTRPNLRRRLVLASTLATAMAAGLAGCGFHMRGTADFAFKKLYVGIPPNSPMGADLRRTILGGSDTIIVEDPKQADALLDVLSDTRGRAILSITTEGVVREYRLSQRFSFRVRDQSGKELIPPSTILLTRDITYNESAVLAKDYEEQQLYRDMQRDIVQQLMRRLAAIKSA from the coding sequence ATGACCCGACCGAACCTGCGCCGCCGACTCGTTCTTGCCTCGACGCTCGCCACTGCGATGGCCGCCGGTCTGGCGGGTTGCGGCTTCCACATGCGCGGCACCGCCGACTTCGCGTTCAAGAAGCTGTACGTCGGCATTCCGCCCAATTCGCCGATGGGCGCCGACCTGCGCCGCACGATTCTCGGCGGCTCCGACACGATCATCGTGGAGGATCCGAAGCAGGCCGACGCGCTGCTCGACGTGCTGAGCGACACGCGCGGCCGCGCGATCCTGTCGATCACGACCGAAGGCGTGGTGCGCGAATACCGGCTGAGCCAGCGCTTCAGCTTCCGCGTGCGCGACCAGTCGGGCAAGGAACTGATTCCGCCCTCGACGATCCTGCTGACGCGCGATATCACGTACAACGAATCGGCCGTATTGGCGAAGGACTACGAAGAGCAGCAGCTTTATCGCGACATGCAGCGCGACATCGTGCAGCAGCTGATGCGCCGCCTCGCGGCGATCAAGTCGGCCTGA